In Bos javanicus breed banteng chromosome 2, ARS-OSU_banteng_1.0, whole genome shotgun sequence, the following proteins share a genomic window:
- the CHRNG gene encoding acetylcholine receptor subunit gamma, which produces MSPGGCTPSPGGELQSHPVPTENCGTMCGGQRPLFLLPLLAVCLGAKGRNQEERLLGDLMQGYNPHLRPAEHDSDVVNVSLKLTLTNLISLNEREEALTTNVWIEMQWCDYRLRWDPRDYGGLWVLRVPSTMVWRPDIVLENNVDGVFEVALYCNVLVSPDGCVYWLPPAIFRSSCPISVTFFPFDWQNCSLIFQSQTYSTNEINLQLSQEDGQTIEWIFIDPEAFTENGEWAIRHRPAKMLLDEAAPAEEAGHQKVVFYLLIQRKPLFYVINIIAPCVLISSVAILIYFLPAKAGGQKCTVAINVLLAQTVFLFLVAKKVPETSQAVPLISKYLTFLLVVTILIVVNAVVVLNVSLRSPHTHSMARGVRKVFLRLLPQLLRMHVRPLAPVAVQDAHPRLQNGSSSGWPITAGEEVALCLPRSELLFRQRQRNGLVRAALEKLEKGPESGQSPEWCGSLKQAAPAIQACVEACNLIARARHQQTHFDSGNKEWFLVGRVLDRVCFLAMLSLFVCGTAGIFLMAHYNRVPALPFPGDPRSYLPSSD; this is translated from the exons ATGAGCCCCGGAGGCTGCACCCCCAGCCCCGGGGGGGAACTGCAGTCCCACCCTGTCCCTACGGAGAACTGTGGCACCATGTGCGGGGGCCAGAGGCCACTGTTCCTTCTGCCGCTGCTGGCTGTCTGCTTGG GGGCCAAGGGCCGGAACCAGGAGGAGCGTCTGCTCGGGGACCTGATGCAAGGCTACAACCCCCACCTGAGACCCGCTGAGCACGATTCGGACGTGGTCAACGTCAGCCTGAAGCTCACGCTTACCAACCTCATCTCCCTG AATGAGCGAGAGGAGGCCCTCACCACCAACGTCTGGATAGAAATG CAGTGGTGTGACTACCGGCTTCGCTGGGACCCTCGAGACTACGGCGGCCTGTGGGTGCTTCGGGTGCCATCCACCATGGTGTGGCGGCCAGACATCGTGCTGGAGAACAA CGTGGACGGCGTGTTCGAGGTGGCCCTCTACTGCAACGTGCTCGTGTCTCCCGATGGCTGTGTGTACTGGCTGCCGCCGGCCATCTTCCGCTCCTCCTGCCCCATCTCTGTCACCTTCTTCCCCTTCGACTGGCAGAACTGCTCCCTCATCTTCCA gTCCCAGACCTACAGCACCAATGAGATCAATTTGCAGCTGAGCCAGGAAGACGGTCAGACCATCGAATGGATTTTCATCGACCCCGAGGCCTTCACAG AAAATGGGGAGTGGGCCATCCGGCACCGGCCAGCCAAGATGCTGCTGGACGAGGCGGCCCCAGCCGAGGAGGCAGGCCACCAGAAGGTCGTCTTCTACCTGCTCATCCAGCGCAAGCCCCTCTTCTATGTCATCAACATCATCGCGCCCTGTGTCCTCATCTCCTCCGTAGCCATCCTCATCTACTTCCTTCCTGCCAAGG CGGGGGGCCAGAAGTGTACCGTCGCCATCAACGTGCTCCTGGCCCAGACCGTCTTCCTCTTCCTCGTGGCCAAGAAGGTGCCCGAGACCTCCCAGGCGGTGCCACTCATCAGCAA gtacctgaccttcctcctggtGGTGACCATCCTCATTGTCGTGAACGCTGTGGTCGTACTCAACGTGTCTTTGCggtccccccacacacactccaTGGCCCGAGGGGTCCGCAAG GTGTTCCTGCGGCTCTTGCCCCAGCTGTTACGGATGCACGTTCGCCCACTGGCCCCAGTGGCTGTGCAGGATGCCCACCCCCGTCTACAGAATGGTTCCTCCTCAGGGTGGCCAATCACAGCTGGGGAGGAGGTGGCCCTCTGCCTGCCCCGCAGTGAGCTTCTTTTCCGGCAGCGCCAGCGCAATGGGCTGGTGAGGGCAGCGCTGGAGAAGCTTG AGAAAGGCCCAGAGTCAGGGCAGAGCCCAGAATGGTGTGGCAGCCTGAAGCAGGCCGCCCCGGCCATCCAGGCCTGCGTGGAGGCCTGCAACCTCATTGCCCGTGCCCGGCACCAGCAGACTCACTTTGACAGT GGGAACAAGGAGTGGTTCCTGGTGGGCCGAGTGCTGGATCGAGTCTGCTTCCTGGCCATGCTCTCGCTCTTTGTCTGTGGCACTGCTGGCATCTTCCTCATGGCCCACTACAACCGAGTACCTGCCCTGCCTTTTCCTGGGGACCCCCGCTCCTATCTGCCCTCATCTGACTGA